A stretch of the Acanthopagrus latus isolate v.2019 chromosome 9, fAcaLat1.1, whole genome shotgun sequence genome encodes the following:
- the slc15a2 gene encoding solute carrier family 15 member 2 isoform X1, with the protein MSKKVCGTNYPLSICFIVVNEFCERFSYYGMKALLTLYFLTYLHWDKDLSTAVYHAFSGLCYFTPILGAIIADSWLGKYKTIIYLSIVYVIGHVVKSVGAIPTVGNTDVHIALSMVGLILIAFGTGGIKPCVAAFGGDQFDEEHTSERQKFFSIFYMSINAGSLMSTVITPILRSDVQCFGGDCYALAFGVPAALMIVALVVFIAGSSLYKRSPPEGNILLEVCGCIGFAIRNRLQRAKYDTPRKHWLDWAEEKYSKRLIQEIKMVLRVLVLYIPLPMFWALFDQQGSRWTIQAARMNMAFGNSFSIKPDQMQMLNALLILVFVPIFDLIIYPLVRFCRINITPLRKMAAGMIFAALAFGAATLVEVNVVKTVVDPAPEGSYLMQVYNLAGGNVTVRTPGSNLFPEQIPPLQDPPEYVTLPVVGSSQEQMMEVTLNGNTSECQYTVEQQKAYSLILYSDAATVHCKLVEDFILKNQTGDPYLRFYNTLPESISLTVGDVKFTVPSGHMSPNQTVNRGEYRDVSCSIRSKACSNLNLGLLDFGGSYTVILMEDSGNIVMYKMEDVRANNVHIAWQIPQYALITMGEVLFSITGLEFSYSQAPANMKSVLQGGWLLTVAFGNVIVLIVAEGAGLEQWKEFLLFACLLLGVCIIFSIMAHFYKYVDPDQLDKVYMVDSSKEEDDDHDDKKQNKSNDIHLVKAGQGTRL; encoded by the exons ATGAGTAAG AAAGTATGTGGGACCAACTACCCGCTCAGCATCTGCTTCATCGTGGTGAATGAGTTCTGCGAACGCTTCTCCTACTATGGCATGAAAG cGTTGCTGACTCTTTACTTCCTCACCTACCTGCACTGGGACAAGGACCTGTCCACCGCTGTCTACCATGCCTTCAGCGGCCTCTGCTACTTCACGCCCATACTGGGAGCTATCATCGCCGACTCCTGGCTCGGAAAATACAA GACCATCATCTACCTGTCCATCGTCTACGTGATCGGCCATGTGGTCAAGTCGGTCGGAGCCATCCCCACTGTGGGGAACACCGATGTGCACAT TGCTCTGTCCATGGTTGGGCTGATACTCATCGCCTTCGGCACCGGAGGGATCAAACCCTGCGTGGCAGCGTTTGGAGGAGACCAGTTTGACGAGGAGCAT ACCAGCGAGAGGCAGAAATTCTTCTCCATTTTCTACATGTCGATCAACGCTGGCAGCCTGATGTCCACTGTGATCACACCCATCCTGAGAA gtgatgtgcagtgtttcGGTGGGGACTGCTACGCTCTGGCCTTCGGagttcctgcagctctgatgatTGTGGCCTTAG TTGTGTTCATCGCTGGCAGCAGCCTGTACAAGAGGAGTCCTCCCGAGGGAAACATCCTGCTGGAAGTCTGCGGTTGCATAGGC TTTGCCATCAGAAACCGCTTGCAGAGAGCGAAGTATGACACCCCGAGGAAGCACTGGCTGGACTGGGCTGAGGAGAAGTACTCG AAGCGTCTGATCCAGGAGATCAAGATGGTGCTGCGGGTTCTGGTGCTCTACATCCCGCTGCCAATGTTCTGGGCTCTGTTCGATCAGCAG GGTTCTCGCTGGACAATTCAAGCTGCCAGGATGAACATGGCTTTT GGGAACTCCTTCAGCATCAAGCCTGACCAGATGCAG ATGCTGAATGCCCTGCTGATTCTTGTCTTCGTGCCCATCTTTGACCTCATCATATATCCGCTCGTCCGCTTTTGCAGGATCAACATCAC gcCTCTCAGGAAAATGGCGGCAGGGATGATTTTTGCAGCGCTTGCCTTCGGAGCGGCCACGCTGGTGGAGGTGAACGTGGTG AAAACAGTGGTGGACCCTGCACCTGAGGGGAGCTATCTCATGCAGGTCTATAACCTGGCAGGAGGCAACGTCACTGTGAGGACACCCGGCAGCAACTTGTTTCCAGAGCAGATCCCACCCCTTCAG GACCCTCCTGAATATGTGACTCTTCCAGTGGTGGGCTCCAGCCAGGAACAGATGATGGAGGTCACCTTGAATGGAAATACATCAGAGTGTCAATATACGGTTGAGCAACAGAAGGCCTACAGTCTCATCTTATACTCTGATGCTGCTACGGTCCACTGCAAACTG GTGGAAGACTTCATATTGAAAAATCAAACTGGAGATCCTTATCTGAG GTTCTACAACACACTGCCAGAGTCAATAAGCCTCACTGTTGGAGATGTGAAGTTCACTGTGCCCTCTGGTCACATGTCCCCCAACCAAACTGTGAATCGAGGAGA atATAGAGACGTCAGCTGCAGCATACGGTCAAAGGCATGCTCTAATCTCAACCTGGGCCTGCTGGACTTTGGAGGCTCCTACACTGTCATACTGATGGAG GACTCGGGTAACATTGTGATGTACAAGATGGAGGATGTGAGAGCCAACAACGTGCACATCGCCTGGCAGATCCCCCAGTACGCCCTCATCACCATGGGAGAGGTCCTGTTCTCCATCACCGGCCTGGAGTTCTCCTACTCACAG GCTCCAGCCAACATGAAGTCAGTCCTGCAGGGCGGCTGGCTGCTCACCGTTGCCTTTGGGAACGTGATAGTGCTGATTGTGGCGGAGGGAGCCGGACTGGAACAG TGGAAGGAGTTCCTGCTGTTCGCGTGCCTGCTGCTGGGCGTCTGCATCATCTTCTCCATCATGGCTCACTTCTACAAATACGTCGACCCGGACCAGCTGGACAAGGTCTACATGGTGGATTCAAGTAAGGAGGAAGACGACGACCACGACGACAAGAAGCAGAACAAATCTAATGACATACACCTGGTCAAAGCAGGACAGGGCACCCGACTGTAA
- the slc15a2 gene encoding solute carrier family 15 member 2 isoform X2, with the protein MRKVCGTNYPLSICFIVVNEFCERFSYYGMKALLTLYFLTYLHWDKDLSTAVYHAFSGLCYFTPILGAIIADSWLGKYKTIIYLSIVYVIGHVVKSVGAIPTVGNTDVHIALSMVGLILIAFGTGGIKPCVAAFGGDQFDEEHTSERQKFFSIFYMSINAGSLMSTVITPILRSDVQCFGGDCYALAFGVPAALMIVALVVFIAGSSLYKRSPPEGNILLEVCGCIGFAIRNRLQRAKYDTPRKHWLDWAEEKYSKRLIQEIKMVLRVLVLYIPLPMFWALFDQQGSRWTIQAARMNMAFGNSFSIKPDQMQMLNALLILVFVPIFDLIIYPLVRFCRINITPLRKMAAGMIFAALAFGAATLVEVNVVKTVVDPAPEGSYLMQVYNLAGGNVTVRTPGSNLFPEQIPPLQDPPEYVTLPVVGSSQEQMMEVTLNGNTSECQYTVEQQKAYSLILYSDAATVHCKLVEDFILKNQTGDPYLRFYNTLPESISLTVGDVKFTVPSGHMSPNQTVNRGEYRDVSCSIRSKACSNLNLGLLDFGGSYTVILMEDSGNIVMYKMEDVRANNVHIAWQIPQYALITMGEVLFSITGLEFSYSQAPANMKSVLQGGWLLTVAFGNVIVLIVAEGAGLEQWKEFLLFACLLLGVCIIFSIMAHFYKYVDPDQLDKVYMVDSSKEEDDDHDDKKQNKSNDIHLVKAGQGTRL; encoded by the exons ATGCGA AAAGTATGTGGGACCAACTACCCGCTCAGCATCTGCTTCATCGTGGTGAATGAGTTCTGCGAACGCTTCTCCTACTATGGCATGAAAG cGTTGCTGACTCTTTACTTCCTCACCTACCTGCACTGGGACAAGGACCTGTCCACCGCTGTCTACCATGCCTTCAGCGGCCTCTGCTACTTCACGCCCATACTGGGAGCTATCATCGCCGACTCCTGGCTCGGAAAATACAA GACCATCATCTACCTGTCCATCGTCTACGTGATCGGCCATGTGGTCAAGTCGGTCGGAGCCATCCCCACTGTGGGGAACACCGATGTGCACAT TGCTCTGTCCATGGTTGGGCTGATACTCATCGCCTTCGGCACCGGAGGGATCAAACCCTGCGTGGCAGCGTTTGGAGGAGACCAGTTTGACGAGGAGCAT ACCAGCGAGAGGCAGAAATTCTTCTCCATTTTCTACATGTCGATCAACGCTGGCAGCCTGATGTCCACTGTGATCACACCCATCCTGAGAA gtgatgtgcagtgtttcGGTGGGGACTGCTACGCTCTGGCCTTCGGagttcctgcagctctgatgatTGTGGCCTTAG TTGTGTTCATCGCTGGCAGCAGCCTGTACAAGAGGAGTCCTCCCGAGGGAAACATCCTGCTGGAAGTCTGCGGTTGCATAGGC TTTGCCATCAGAAACCGCTTGCAGAGAGCGAAGTATGACACCCCGAGGAAGCACTGGCTGGACTGGGCTGAGGAGAAGTACTCG AAGCGTCTGATCCAGGAGATCAAGATGGTGCTGCGGGTTCTGGTGCTCTACATCCCGCTGCCAATGTTCTGGGCTCTGTTCGATCAGCAG GGTTCTCGCTGGACAATTCAAGCTGCCAGGATGAACATGGCTTTT GGGAACTCCTTCAGCATCAAGCCTGACCAGATGCAG ATGCTGAATGCCCTGCTGATTCTTGTCTTCGTGCCCATCTTTGACCTCATCATATATCCGCTCGTCCGCTTTTGCAGGATCAACATCAC gcCTCTCAGGAAAATGGCGGCAGGGATGATTTTTGCAGCGCTTGCCTTCGGAGCGGCCACGCTGGTGGAGGTGAACGTGGTG AAAACAGTGGTGGACCCTGCACCTGAGGGGAGCTATCTCATGCAGGTCTATAACCTGGCAGGAGGCAACGTCACTGTGAGGACACCCGGCAGCAACTTGTTTCCAGAGCAGATCCCACCCCTTCAG GACCCTCCTGAATATGTGACTCTTCCAGTGGTGGGCTCCAGCCAGGAACAGATGATGGAGGTCACCTTGAATGGAAATACATCAGAGTGTCAATATACGGTTGAGCAACAGAAGGCCTACAGTCTCATCTTATACTCTGATGCTGCTACGGTCCACTGCAAACTG GTGGAAGACTTCATATTGAAAAATCAAACTGGAGATCCTTATCTGAG GTTCTACAACACACTGCCAGAGTCAATAAGCCTCACTGTTGGAGATGTGAAGTTCACTGTGCCCTCTGGTCACATGTCCCCCAACCAAACTGTGAATCGAGGAGA atATAGAGACGTCAGCTGCAGCATACGGTCAAAGGCATGCTCTAATCTCAACCTGGGCCTGCTGGACTTTGGAGGCTCCTACACTGTCATACTGATGGAG GACTCGGGTAACATTGTGATGTACAAGATGGAGGATGTGAGAGCCAACAACGTGCACATCGCCTGGCAGATCCCCCAGTACGCCCTCATCACCATGGGAGAGGTCCTGTTCTCCATCACCGGCCTGGAGTTCTCCTACTCACAG GCTCCAGCCAACATGAAGTCAGTCCTGCAGGGCGGCTGGCTGCTCACCGTTGCCTTTGGGAACGTGATAGTGCTGATTGTGGCGGAGGGAGCCGGACTGGAACAG TGGAAGGAGTTCCTGCTGTTCGCGTGCCTGCTGCTGGGCGTCTGCATCATCTTCTCCATCATGGCTCACTTCTACAAATACGTCGACCCGGACCAGCTGGACAAGGTCTACATGGTGGATTCAAGTAAGGAGGAAGACGACGACCACGACGACAAGAAGCAGAACAAATCTAATGACATACACCTGGTCAAAGCAGGACAGGGCACCCGACTGTAA